In one window of Pseudobythopirellula maris DNA:
- a CDS encoding carboxypeptidase-like regulatory domain-containing protein, with translation MAAHLACFVAATAFVCQSTAEQRVTLQSGAVIEGDVRFDGDRILVTVGGAELPAPLAEVVSVRAAEGGELAEHQRLVLRGLEAELLQGRGAGLGLLKEAHRLAPDDPGAAFWCAWSLVKAGQGAAAHSIVDPHRERVLEAYPGEARRLFDAIEKRQELESLPALLLRRLDELNRQIDGTSSLLAENQLHAAYFQLVDQNGTPVGETPFRIRSRGSNASLEAYPEGYYLHTEQRRNRVSGGGPSQLELTSTAYRASELAFSTSPNAVIDAGVLKVFRHSVADKREVLVRVVGPDGAPLAGASVVARSTGVKRDARSAEPKRTDTGGECTLSLYPGPHQVTASLRGHTQSGHELGVSSETKPRAIVLTLHPLIAARATVEWISTKNSDPNGFSLEGMQKGSILAYTGGSDARSRVACGISFEQKDDQMNLKFGDDNWEYHGFAVQWIAQQADSSKIAFEEIALDDLERQAEDFGERSTPGPPPFGVRNRVWREVKAGDVYVGKLLSFSNAPHREMTQTAFRVRVDTLGSKEALREDQTDKREAKSPKE, from the coding sequence TTGGCGGCTCACCTGGCTTGCTTCGTTGCGGCCACGGCCTTCGTCTGCCAGTCGACTGCCGAGCAACGTGTCACGCTGCAGTCGGGCGCCGTGATTGAGGGAGACGTGCGATTCGACGGTGACCGGATTCTTGTGACGGTCGGTGGCGCCGAGTTGCCCGCCCCGCTGGCCGAGGTGGTTTCGGTGCGTGCGGCCGAGGGGGGCGAGTTGGCTGAGCACCAGCGACTGGTGCTGCGGGGGTTAGAGGCGGAGCTCCTCCAGGGCCGCGGGGCGGGCCTCGGCCTGCTCAAGGAAGCCCATCGGCTGGCGCCCGACGATCCCGGCGCGGCATTCTGGTGCGCGTGGTCGCTAGTCAAAGCCGGTCAGGGGGCAGCCGCCCATTCCATCGTCGATCCGCACCGCGAGCGGGTGCTGGAGGCTTACCCGGGCGAGGCGAGGCGGTTGTTCGACGCGATCGAAAAACGTCAAGAACTCGAGTCGTTGCCGGCCCTGCTCTTGAGGCGACTCGATGAACTGAACCGTCAGATCGATGGAACCAGCTCTCTGCTTGCCGAGAACCAGCTGCACGCGGCCTACTTCCAGCTGGTCGACCAAAACGGGACGCCGGTGGGCGAAACCCCCTTCCGGATCCGTTCACGCGGCAGCAACGCTAGCCTCGAGGCCTATCCGGAGGGCTACTACCTCCACACCGAGCAGAGGAGAAACCGCGTCAGCGGCGGCGGCCCTAGCCAACTCGAGTTGACGAGCACCGCGTACCGTGCGAGCGAGTTGGCGTTTTCCACTTCTCCCAACGCGGTGATCGACGCCGGGGTGCTGAAGGTGTTCCGCCACAGCGTGGCGGACAAGCGAGAGGTGCTTGTGAGGGTGGTGGGTCCCGATGGCGCCCCGCTGGCGGGGGCGAGTGTTGTCGCTCGTTCAACGGGCGTTAAACGCGACGCGCGGTCGGCTGAACCGAAGCGGACCGACACCGGTGGTGAATGCACGCTGAGCCTCTACCCGGGCCCACACCAGGTCACAGCGTCGCTCCGCGGCCACACGCAGAGCGGCCATGAATTAGGGGTCTCTTCAGAAACGAAGCCGCGGGCGATCGTTTTGACCCTGCACCCGCTTATTGCGGCGCGAGCCACGGTCGAGTGGATTAGCACGAAAAACAGCGATCCCAATGGGTTTAGTCTCGAAGGCATGCAGAAGGGCTCCATCCTCGCCTACACCGGTGGAAGCGACGCGCGGTCACGCGTTGCGTGTGGGATAAGTTTCGAGCAAAAAGATGACCAGATGAATCTAAAATTCGGTGATGACAACTGGGAGTACCACGGATTCGCAGTGCAGTGGATCGCCCAACAGGCCGACAGCTCGAAGATTGCTTTCGAAGAGATCGCTCTTGATGACCTCGAGCGGCAGGCCGAGGACTTCGGCGAGCGTTCGACTCCCGGACCGCCGCCGTTCGGAGTGCGAAACCGGGTGTGGCGGGAAGTCAAAGCGGGCGATGTTTACGTCGGCAAGCT
- a CDS encoding M56 family metallopeptidase: MSLFESLLLDSWASALLDFHLAAFALLAFALAAGVVWRQPVWRLALAWGAGAGVCLLLALALAPEWGLWRLTVVQEATPAAAPSATVAPTPDTQDLATQAIDAIAANPLATTPTPSSSPTRQPPNTAHNLPERLIQAAALGGMVAVAWLLIGAFASRRLLADAKRAPPALVGRLAALPNVTPLPRLLVSDRLATAVATGLRRPAIVLPAQWAGDKPAEELDAVLAHELAHLRNKDLWLLAALRLLSIVLWPQPLYWLLRRRVRLDQETLADAAAAELSGRQAYAERLLGWARTLTSPPRLAGAAGLWEGPSQLRSRVAVLLDEKFTVLRSLGVRWRAACGVACLTLAVAASLVTLSPAQNASEAQPSRVAEAPAASDGAPPQDGEVFDVFLPAAPPQHAETARPVLLPGEAGKITGVCKTPDGEPVEGAEVVLSRLDMGPEGAVPSVLATTTAAENGGFEFAGLPDFTKESSTRIEMAFPFSLSFKKPGLASQSAHVEPAMVEHEGVRWLVTMPPAAPVSGRVTDAQGNPLAGATVRFVVMPGLNVPGPLHTAVTDAEGRYVIDDLAAADFEAMRQRELRQQRESLERQQKAAEEEGQQWTGSFLAATQRCVEATRAGYAVTWAPLDRAPSEVDLVMRPEAVVTGQVLGPDGEPVVDQVVVLRGDGLVGPASDDEAGRTAAELRQVYLQQATDGEGRYRFAGLPAGGYVVSLLHTGAEDPLVEPIPSGEQRVTSLEAGSTAEPPPLQLETGRIVTIQLIDEASSEPIVLEKESTASLGVQLVNAKGSLHYFAAPVTAQGRLRLRLPASELVIRLHSLRAKDDYYDATDWRPVESVSLGAGAAEVRYPINPDGVSVASYVRQAGKLASNKSIDEAIALLTEQLAKRPDNTRLRMARAEIANGWGREAEAIADYERVLVVAPDHWVAKNNLAYLLATAKEESLRDAERAVVLARRAVESLPSPYYAAYETLATAQAANGEYDTASATWEQAISLAPERFRAELREKLAAAEALRDEE; this comes from the coding sequence ATGTCGCTCTTTGAATCGCTACTGCTCGACAGCTGGGCGTCCGCCCTGCTTGATTTTCATCTCGCGGCGTTCGCATTGCTCGCCTTCGCGCTGGCGGCGGGCGTGGTTTGGCGCCAGCCGGTTTGGCGGCTGGCGCTCGCCTGGGGCGCGGGGGCGGGCGTTTGCTTGCTGCTCGCCTTGGCGCTGGCGCCGGAGTGGGGCTTGTGGCGACTGACCGTCGTGCAAGAAGCCACGCCCGCGGCGGCGCCCTCAGCGACGGTCGCACCGACCCCCGACACCCAAGACCTCGCAACTCAGGCAATCGATGCTATAGCTGCCAACCCACTTGCGACGACGCCGACGCCATCATCATCGCCCACTAGGCAGCCGCCGAACACGGCGCACAATCTTCCTGAACGCTTAATTCAAGCCGCAGCGTTGGGCGGCATGGTCGCCGTGGCGTGGCTGCTCATTGGCGCGTTCGCCTCGCGTAGGCTGTTGGCCGACGCCAAGCGTGCCCCTCCAGCGCTCGTGGGCCGCCTGGCCGCCTTGCCGAACGTCACTCCCCTGCCCCGCTTGCTGGTGAGCGACCGGCTCGCCACGGCGGTGGCTACCGGGCTGCGGCGGCCAGCGATCGTGTTGCCAGCCCAGTGGGCGGGGGATAAGCCGGCCGAAGAACTCGACGCGGTGCTCGCTCACGAGCTGGCCCACCTCCGCAACAAAGACTTATGGCTGCTCGCGGCGCTACGCCTGCTCTCGATCGTCTTGTGGCCGCAGCCGCTTTACTGGCTGCTGCGGCGCCGGGTGCGGCTCGACCAGGAGACGCTGGCCGACGCGGCCGCCGCCGAGCTGAGCGGCCGCCAGGCGTACGCCGAGCGGCTCCTCGGCTGGGCCCGCACGCTCACCTCCCCGCCCAGGCTGGCCGGCGCCGCCGGCCTGTGGGAGGGGCCGAGCCAACTGCGCAGCCGCGTGGCGGTGCTGCTCGACGAGAAGTTCACCGTGCTGAGGTCGCTCGGCGTCCGCTGGCGGGCGGCCTGCGGGGTGGCTTGTCTGACGCTCGCCGTGGCCGCCTCGCTCGTGACACTCAGCCCGGCGCAAAACGCGAGTGAGGCCCAGCCGTCCCGTGTCGCCGAGGCGCCTGCGGCATCCGACGGCGCGCCCCCTCAAGACGGCGAGGTCTTCGATGTCTTTCTGCCCGCCGCGCCGCCTCAGCACGCGGAAACCGCGCGGCCGGTGCTCTTGCCGGGCGAGGCGGGAAAGATCACCGGCGTTTGCAAGACACCCGACGGCGAGCCGGTCGAGGGCGCCGAGGTCGTGTTGTCGCGGCTCGACATGGGGCCGGAGGGCGCCGTCCCCAGTGTGCTCGCTACGACGACCGCCGCGGAGAACGGCGGGTTCGAGTTCGCGGGTTTGCCGGACTTCACCAAAGAATCCAGTACCCGTATCGAGATGGCGTTCCCGTTCAGCCTGAGTTTCAAGAAACCGGGCCTCGCGTCGCAGTCGGCCCACGTGGAGCCGGCAATGGTCGAGCACGAAGGGGTCCGGTGGCTGGTCACGATGCCACCGGCGGCGCCGGTCAGCGGCCGCGTGACCGACGCCCAGGGCAACCCGCTCGCGGGGGCGACCGTGCGTTTCGTGGTCATGCCTGGCCTGAACGTTCCGGGGCCCTTGCACACGGCGGTCACGGACGCCGAGGGACGTTACGTGATCGACGACCTCGCGGCGGCCGACTTCGAGGCGATGCGGCAGAGGGAACTCCGGCAGCAACGCGAGTCACTTGAGCGTCAGCAAAAAGCGGCCGAGGAGGAAGGCCAGCAATGGACCGGCTCGTTCCTGGCCGCCACCCAACGCTGCGTCGAGGCGACTCGTGCTGGGTACGCCGTGACGTGGGCGCCGCTCGACCGGGCGCCGAGCGAGGTCGACCTCGTTATGCGGCCAGAAGCGGTGGTCACGGGCCAGGTGCTCGGGCCCGATGGCGAGCCGGTCGTGGACCAAGTTGTCGTGCTGCGTGGCGACGGCCTCGTAGGTCCGGCGTCCGACGACGAAGCGGGTCGCACGGCTGCGGAGCTGCGGCAGGTCTATCTGCAACAGGCCACTGACGGCGAAGGGCGCTACCGCTTCGCCGGGCTGCCGGCGGGCGGCTACGTGGTGAGCCTGCTGCACACGGGGGCGGAGGATCCCCTGGTGGAGCCGATCCCCAGCGGCGAGCAACGCGTCACCTCGCTTGAAGCGGGATCGACCGCGGAGCCGCCGCCGCTGCAACTCGAGACGGGCAGAATCGTCACCATCCAATTGATCGACGAGGCGTCGAGCGAGCCGATCGTTCTGGAGAAAGAGTCGACGGCCAGCCTCGGCGTCCAACTCGTGAACGCGAAGGGGAGCCTCCACTACTTCGCGGCCCCGGTCACGGCGCAGGGGCGGCTGCGACTGCGGCTGCCGGCGTCTGAGCTAGTCATCCGGCTCCATTCCCTCCGAGCGAAAGACGACTACTACGACGCCACGGATTGGCGACCGGTCGAGAGCGTCTCGCTGGGCGCCGGCGCCGCCGAGGTCCGCTACCCTATCAACCCGGACGGGGTGTCGGTCGCCTCGTACGTACGTCAGGCCGGCAAACTCGCGAGCAACAAGTCGATCGACGAGGCGATCGCACTGTTGACCGAGCAACTCGCTAAGCGGCCCGACAACACGCGGCTGCGTATGGCGCGGGCCGAGATCGCCAATGGCTGGGGCCGCGAGGCCGAGGCGATCGCCGATTACGAGCGGGTGCTGGTCGTGGCGCCCGACCATTGGGTCGCGAAGAACAACTTGGCTTATCTCCTAGCAACAGCCAAGGAAGAATCGCTCCGCGACGCCGAGCGGGCGGTGGTGCTGGCCCGGCGGGCGGTCGAGAGCTTGCCGTCGCCCTACTACGCGGCCTACGAAACTCTGGCCACGGCCCAGGCGGCGAATGGCGAATACGACACGGCGAGCGCGACATGGGAGCAGGCGATCAGCCTCGCCCCGGAGCGGTTCCGCGCCGAGCTGCGGGAGAAGCTCGCAGCGGCCGAGGCGTTACGCGACGAGGAGTAG
- a CDS encoding BlaI/MecI/CopY family transcriptional regulator: protein MDSFEPTDRELDALKVLWDAVERDGDDASPGGATVREVVDRLNADGGGLAYTTVLSLLQVMEQKGLVDHTRRGKAYVYRPLVARKKTLGQIAGGFLEKVFDGAVHEYLVHAIDGRKLSSDELDELEAMIAAARDNQASRKKAKPSPSRKKGGK from the coding sequence ATGGATTCTTTCGAACCGACCGACCGGGAGCTCGACGCCCTGAAGGTCTTGTGGGACGCCGTCGAGCGTGACGGCGACGATGCGTCGCCGGGGGGCGCTACCGTGCGTGAGGTCGTCGACCGCTTGAACGCCGACGGCGGCGGGCTCGCCTACACCACCGTGCTCAGTTTGCTCCAAGTGATGGAGCAGAAGGGCTTGGTCGACCACACCCGGCGGGGCAAGGCGTACGTCTACCGCCCGCTCGTGGCCCGCAAGAAGACGCTCGGCCAGATCGCCGGTGGCTTCCTGGAGAAGGTGTTCGACGGGGCGGTCCACGAGTACTTGGTCCACGCCATCGACGGCCGCAAGCTGTCGTCTGACGAGCTCGATGAACTCGAGGCGATGATCGCCGCTGCCCGTGATAACCAAGCGAGCCGCAAGAAAGCGAAGCCGAGTCCCTCACGCAAGAAAGGCGGGAAGTGA